A region from the Mucilaginibacter sp. CSA2-8R genome encodes:
- the atpF gene encoding F0F1 ATP synthase subunit B, producing MEQLFEGLLNDHLGFVVWAAVAFIILLILLAKFAWTPIMTAISERERSIEDALLKAEAAKEEMARLTNENEQLLKEARAERDLILREARQLKDQIINEAKSAANVEGARMIENARLEINSLKAVAMSDVKNQVATLSVEIAEKILRKQFADQQAQDQLVADLLKEVKIK from the coding sequence ATGGAACAATTATTCGAAGGTTTATTAAATGATCATTTAGGCTTTGTAGTTTGGGCTGCGGTAGCTTTTATTATTCTGTTAATCTTATTGGCAAAATTTGCCTGGACGCCCATCATGACCGCTATTAGCGAGCGTGAACGTTCAATAGAGGATGCTTTGTTAAAAGCCGAAGCTGCTAAAGAAGAAATGGCTCGTTTAACTAACGAAAATGAGCAGTTATTAAAAGAAGCCCGTGCCGAGCGTGACTTGATTTTACGCGAAGCCCGCCAGCTAAAAGATCAGATTATTAACGAAGCTAAATCTGCCGCCAACGTTGAAGGTGCACGCATGATTGAAAATGCCCGTTTAGAAATAAACAGCTTAAAAGCAGTAGCGATGTCTGATGTTAAAAATCAGGTAGCTACATTATCGGTTGAGATTGCTGAGAAAATTTTACGCAAGCAGTTTGCCGACCAACAGGCACAAGACCAATTGGTAGCCGATTTATTAAAAGAAGTAAAGATAAAATAA
- the atpH gene encoding ATP synthase F1 subunit delta: MSEITVAYRYAKSLIDLALENNTFEATKEDMAFFVQTLKSSTELQAVLKNPIVSHDRKVKVLQAIFGGKVSASTEAFFKIMVNKSRAGILYPTAQEFVNQYDIKKGIVKASVISAAPLSEANKQVIINEVKRLGGNDVQLQTKVDASLIGGFVLNVGDRQIDTSVSTSLQKLKKEFAQKVV; encoded by the coding sequence ATGTCAGAAATAACAGTTGCATACCGTTACGCCAAATCGCTGATTGACTTAGCTTTGGAGAATAATACCTTTGAGGCTACTAAAGAGGATATGGCATTTTTTGTGCAAACTTTAAAATCCAGCACCGAATTGCAGGCAGTATTAAAAAACCCTATTGTTTCGCATGATAGGAAAGTAAAGGTACTACAGGCAATTTTTGGAGGTAAAGTGAGTGCAAGCACGGAAGCTTTTTTTAAAATCATGGTAAATAAAAGCCGTGCAGGCATATTATATCCCACTGCACAAGAATTTGTGAACCAGTACGATATTAAGAAAGGCATTGTTAAAGCCAGTGTAATTTCGGCTGCACCATTGTCTGAAGCTAACAAGCAGGTGATTATTAACGAGGTTAAACGTTTGGGCGGTAATGATGTGCAATTGCAAACTAAAGTTGATGCATCGCTGATTGGAGGCTTTGTTTTAAACGTAGGCGACAGGCAGATAGACACATCAGTATCCACCAGTTTGCAAAAACTTAAAAAGGAATTTGCTCAAAAGGTGGTTTAA